A genomic segment from Halomonas sp. GD1P12 encodes:
- a CDS encoding fructosamine kinase family protein, translating into MNAELLEILSVLQLSPRGALTPLSGGDIAAVFELDTAEGAVVIKQDDPARLRGEAEGLRALKGAGSSLIIPEVLGQAGEWLVIEALHTVPRSTQGDIQLGEGLRELHGVIGSEHGWLHDNACGRTPQPNAPMSDGRAFQRERRLLALARACLDQRLITPELYARVETQAHTLEQWLPDASPCLVHGDLWAGNVLYTAKGPALIDPAVYRHYPEVDIAMLTLFGEPGAAFFDAYWNGFAPQDWPRREALFQLYPLLNHVLLFGDMYLGGVERCMKALERSRA; encoded by the coding sequence ATGAACGCCGAGCTACTCGAGATTCTAAGCGTGCTGCAGCTTTCGCCCCGCGGCGCCTTGACGCCCTTGAGCGGCGGCGATATCGCCGCGGTATTCGAGCTCGACACCGCCGAGGGCGCGGTGGTGATCAAGCAGGACGACCCGGCGCGCCTGCGCGGCGAAGCCGAAGGGCTTCGCGCGCTGAAAGGGGCGGGCAGCTCGCTGATCATCCCCGAGGTACTGGGCCAGGCCGGCGAGTGGCTGGTGATCGAGGCGCTGCACACCGTTCCCCGCTCCACCCAGGGCGACATCCAACTCGGCGAAGGGCTTCGCGAGCTTCACGGCGTGATCGGCAGTGAGCACGGCTGGCTACACGACAACGCCTGCGGACGCACTCCCCAACCCAACGCGCCCATGAGCGACGGCCGGGCCTTTCAGCGCGAGCGCCGCCTGTTGGCGCTCGCTCGCGCCTGTCTCGATCAGCGCCTCATCACACCTGAACTTTATGCGCGTGTCGAAACTCAGGCGCATACGCTCGAACAGTGGCTGCCGGACGCCTCGCCGTGTCTGGTGCACGGCGATCTGTGGGCGGGTAACGTACTCTATACCGCGAAAGGCCCCGCGCTGATCGACCCCGCGGTGTATCGCCACTATCCCGAAGTGGATATTGCCATGCTGACGCTGTTTGGCGAGCCCGGTGCGGCGTTTTTCGATGCCTACTGGAACGGCTTCGCCCCGCAGGACTGGCCCCGTCGCGAAGCGCTTTTCCAGCTCTATCCGCTGCTCAATCACGTGCTGCTGTTTGGCGACATGTACCTTGGCGGGGTAGAGCGCTGTATGAAAGCGCTGGAGCGCTCGCGCGCCTGA
- a CDS encoding TolC family outer membrane protein produces the protein MRLAHWAVNAPLRPLMLAVLTSSIALPVQAADLITITRDALNNNAELASARSEFSGVEAARDVVGGELLPQVNASGNATHNRQFESQSAGGFETGAPTDGGAGAAIGGGRGDEDSYNSLSLSLEATQALFNAATARQVDQAERQIDQQVYLLAATEQQLLIDVVTAYFDILRAYEVLEARRAQERAIGRQLEQSSEQFEVGLIAITEVEEARSSFDQARAERITAESNLQVAFEALERLTGRRYANIESLGDMPIGLPAPSERDYWVDQALERNPEVLAQRAGIEVSRAGVEVARAGRLPTLSAFANYQYADSDIDYLSGHDASGQVGVSASVPLYTGGSTSANIRQNTFQLESSQYDFESQRRATIQQVRSLYTQVSNNVETVDARQQAIVSTRSALEATQAGYEVGTRNIVDVLNAEQNLYNAIANYAESRYDYVINLLSLRQQSGLLDVAALEEVNGWLTGEDVNFTLPETSDGDRYESAMDIGAPPRRESSSSSSSTTYSAAEYAPARRQPGAYGGGYGGGYGGGYGPGGYQQGGSPQGLGQPEVGNGGVGVGQPGGY, from the coding sequence ATGCGACTGGCACACTGGGCAGTCAATGCCCCCCTTCGCCCTTTAATGTTAGCCGTGCTGACAAGCTCGATCGCGCTGCCCGTTCAGGCGGCAGATCTGATCACCATTACTCGCGATGCGCTCAACAACAACGCCGAGCTCGCCTCCGCCCGTTCCGAATTTTCCGGTGTCGAGGCAGCGCGCGATGTCGTGGGCGGCGAGCTTTTGCCTCAGGTGAACGCCTCGGGTAACGCAACCCACAATCGCCAGTTCGAAAGCCAATCAGCGGGTGGTTTTGAGACCGGCGCGCCCACCGACGGTGGCGCAGGTGCTGCGATCGGCGGCGGACGTGGCGATGAGGATAGCTACAACTCGCTGTCGCTGTCGCTCGAGGCCACCCAGGCACTTTTTAACGCCGCGACGGCGCGTCAGGTCGACCAGGCCGAGCGTCAGATCGACCAGCAGGTTTACCTGCTGGCGGCGACCGAGCAGCAGCTTCTGATCGACGTCGTGACGGCCTATTTCGATATTCTTCGCGCCTATGAGGTGCTCGAAGCCCGGCGTGCCCAGGAGCGGGCGATCGGCCGTCAGCTCGAGCAGTCCAGTGAGCAGTTCGAGGTCGGCCTGATCGCCATTACCGAAGTGGAAGAGGCGCGTTCGAGCTTCGACCAGGCCCGCGCCGAGCGGATCACCGCCGAGAGCAACCTGCAGGTCGCTTTTGAGGCGCTGGAGCGACTCACCGGGCGTCGCTACGCCAATATCGAATCCCTGGGCGACATGCCCATTGGCCTGCCCGCCCCCAGCGAGCGTGACTACTGGGTCGACCAGGCGCTCGAGCGAAACCCCGAGGTGCTGGCCCAGCGCGCCGGTATCGAGGTGTCCCGCGCCGGCGTCGAGGTCGCTCGCGCCGGGCGGCTGCCGACGCTGTCGGCCTTCGCCAACTACCAGTACGCCGATTCCGATATCGACTACCTGAGCGGCCACGACGCCTCGGGTCAAGTGGGCGTGTCGGCGAGCGTGCCGCTCTACACCGGCGGTAGCACCAGCGCCAACATTCGCCAGAACACCTTCCAGCTCGAAAGCAGCCAGTACGATTTCGAATCCCAGCGCCGCGCCACGATTCAACAGGTGCGCTCGCTCTACACTCAGGTGAGCAACAACGTCGAAACCGTCGACGCGCGCCAGCAGGCGATCGTTTCCACCCGAAGCGCGCTGGAAGCGACCCAGGCCGGCTACGAGGTGGGCACACGTAACATCGTCGACGTGCTCAATGCCGAGCAGAATCTTTACAACGCGATCGCCAACTACGCCGAGTCACGCTACGACTACGTCATCAACCTGCTCTCGCTGCGCCAGCAGTCCGGGCTTCTGGACGTGGCGGCGCTCGAAGAGGTCAACGGCTGGCTGACCGGCGAAGACGTCAATTTCACGCTGCCGGAAACCAGCGACGGCGACCGTTATGAGAGCGCGATGGATATCGGCGCCCCGCCGCGGCGTGAATCCTCTTCCTCTTCCTCCTCCACGACCTACTCCGCGGCCGAGTACGCCCCCGCGCGTCGCCAGCCCGGTGCATACGGCGGTGGCTATGGTGGCGGGTACGGCGGTGGCTACGGCCCGGGCGGTTATCAGCAGGGCGGCTCCCCGCAGGGCCTTGGTCAGCCAGAGGTCGGTAACGGCGGCGTGGGTGTCGGTCAGCCCGGCGGCTACTGA
- a CDS encoding efflux RND transporter periplasmic adaptor subunit encodes MRRAIHSTRASLVTLIAALALTACGGDEEPQQQQQSSEEKPPHKVAVAEVERQDLPIDQSYPSLLRSDNEVVVIARVDGALEERLFEPGQMVEQGDSLYTIEPDRYQATVNQRQADLQSARAEYARAQRDAERFEQLLRQNSVSRQQYDQAQADQRVAQASVAQAEAALSSANLDLDYADVTAPVGGMISLSQINLGNVVTSGTELATITPLDPLEVRFQLPQNDAFELRRQLRDSDTNSTIIARLSVPGLSGSDDAELAGELDFLGSRVDNGTSTVQASATFDNPDAAVLPGQFVRVRLEGLKRYGVIAVPEIAVTQGLMGPRVYTLDDENKARERTVQLGDVAGPWQIIVDGLEEGDRVIVGDPSGLEPGTAIDPQPFDGDADDIVEEVEEEEAREERQQAEEASEMAGGGMPTGEGEEGAQ; translated from the coding sequence ATGAGAAGAGCGATTCACTCAACGAGAGCGAGTCTAGTGACGCTGATCGCGGCGCTGGCGCTGACCGCCTGCGGTGGTGATGAAGAGCCTCAACAGCAGCAGCAATCTTCCGAGGAGAAGCCACCCCATAAGGTGGCGGTGGCCGAGGTGGAGCGCCAGGATCTGCCGATCGATCAATCCTATCCTTCGCTTTTGCGAAGCGACAACGAAGTCGTGGTCATCGCCCGGGTCGACGGCGCGCTCGAGGAGCGCCTTTTCGAGCCCGGCCAGATGGTCGAGCAGGGCGATTCGCTCTACACCATCGAGCCCGACCGCTATCAGGCAACGGTGAATCAGCGCCAGGCGGATCTGCAAAGCGCGCGGGCCGAGTACGCCCGCGCTCAGCGCGACGCCGAGCGCTTCGAGCAGCTTCTGCGTCAGAACTCGGTGAGCCGCCAGCAGTACGATCAGGCCCAGGCCGACCAGCGCGTTGCCCAGGCAAGCGTCGCCCAGGCCGAAGCGGCGCTCTCCAGCGCCAACCTGGATCTGGACTACGCCGACGTGACCGCCCCGGTCGGCGGCATGATCAGCCTGAGCCAGATCAACCTGGGCAACGTGGTCACCAGCGGCACCGAGCTTGCCACCATCACCCCGCTCGACCCGCTCGAAGTTCGCTTTCAGCTGCCCCAGAATGATGCCTTCGAGCTTCGCCGCCAGCTGCGCGACAGCGACACCAACTCGACGATCATCGCGCGGCTGAGCGTGCCGGGCTTGAGCGGCAGCGACGACGCCGAGCTCGCCGGCGAGCTGGACTTTCTGGGCTCACGCGTGGACAACGGCACCAGCACCGTGCAGGCGTCGGCCACCTTCGACAACCCGGACGCCGCCGTGCTGCCGGGCCAGTTCGTGCGCGTACGTCTGGAAGGCCTCAAGCGCTATGGCGTGATCGCCGTGCCGGAGATCGCGGTCACTCAGGGCCTGATGGGCCCGCGGGTCTACACCCTGGACGATGAAAACAAGGCCCGCGAGCGCACCGTGCAGCTCGGTGACGTGGCCGGCCCCTGGCAGATCATCGTCGACGGGCTGGAAGAGGGCGATCGCGTGATCGTGGGTGATCCTTCTGGCCTCGAGCCGGGCACGGCCATCGACCCGCAGCCCTTTGATGGCGACGCCGACGACATCGTCGAGGAGGTCGAAGAGGAAGAGGCGCGCGAAGAACGCCAGCAGGCCGAAGAGGCTTCTGAGATGGCCGGCGGCGGCATGCCGACGGGTGAGGGAGAAGAGGGTGCGCAATAA
- a CDS encoding efflux RND transporter permease subunit has translation MNFSNFFIGRPIFATVLAIIVTLIGVMSMRILPIEQYPSVVPPTVSVQAQFPGADAETVAQTVAAPLAEAINGVEDMLYMTSNSSDNGSMSLSVAFNIGTDGDINTINVNNRVQGALSQLPEQVQSQGVTVELRSDSILMLVALTSPNGDYNRVYMQNYATLNILDELRQVPGVGNASVLGGGEFAMRIWMDPDKLAQYDLTPSEIASAIRTQNTEIPAGSLASEPQSEPRAYTYTITAGGRLTDPDEFRNIYLRTNPDGSSLRLQDVARIELGASFYGVDARLNGATMTPIIINQQPGANALSTAEAVRSTMQDLESRFPPGLEYVTPYDTTLFIDASVETVLHTFIEAFLIVAVILFIFLQNWRFTVIAMSVVPVAVIGTFAGFYVLGYSINLLTLFALVLSIGIVVDDAILVVENVERVISEDDDITVRDATIQAMREVGGPVIATSLIMAAVFVPVAFLGGFTGQIYQQFAITVSISVALSALMALTFTPALSAIFIKHNLNHDRPSKFRRAIRTPLRLFDRLFAGITAAYMWCVKKLVRFWLLALAITVAIGAGSYWMYVSTPSTLVPETDQGIVLASISLPDAASLDRTQTYMAKLSNEIEKIEGVEYASAVAGYDLLASAVNTARGVIFVNMLPWGERTLSADALVGRIMQLGASIDGGSAMAFNVPPIMGLSTTGGFTGYLQSFDGASTRELYEASLKVMGAANQHPMLSQVFSTFNVNVPSYKAHIDQQKALSYGVALENINSALANTFGNGFVNYFSYQNRNFQVYLQNEDEFRKTPDDLNNVYVRGGSGDRIPLSEFVTLERQVGASVVSRFGVYTGAQFQGGAAPGYSSAQAIQAMEEVVLDTLGPNWGMGWTGTAYQEANLGNAAMIAIVFGILMVFLILAAQYESWALPLAVLTATPFAFFGGIAGIVLRGLDTSVYVQIGMLVVVGLAAKNAILIVEFAELQRKEENKSIREAAITAAELRFRPIVMTSLAFIFGTLPLALATGASDVSSHHIGTTVAVGMASVAILGSLFVPTFYAMIAYSADWMRRKLGGNKHDQNDQRGSSDGRDERDDRIAHDPQ, from the coding sequence ATGAATTTCTCTAACTTCTTCATCGGCCGACCGATATTCGCCACGGTACTGGCGATTATCGTCACGCTGATCGGCGTGATGTCCATGCGCATACTGCCGATCGAGCAGTATCCAAGCGTGGTGCCGCCAACGGTGTCGGTGCAGGCGCAGTTCCCCGGCGCCGACGCCGAAACCGTGGCGCAAACGGTGGCCGCACCGCTGGCCGAAGCGATCAACGGTGTCGAGGACATGCTCTACATGACCTCGAACAGCTCCGACAACGGCTCCATGAGCCTGAGCGTGGCGTTCAACATCGGCACCGACGGCGACATCAACACCATCAACGTCAACAACCGCGTTCAGGGGGCGCTGTCGCAGCTGCCCGAGCAGGTGCAGTCGCAAGGGGTCACGGTCGAGCTGCGTTCTGACTCGATTCTGATGCTGGTGGCGTTGACCTCGCCCAACGGCGACTACAACCGCGTCTACATGCAGAACTACGCCACGCTGAACATCCTCGACGAGCTGCGTCAGGTGCCAGGCGTGGGTAATGCTTCGGTACTCGGCGGCGGCGAGTTCGCCATGCGTATCTGGATGGACCCGGACAAGCTGGCGCAGTACGACCTGACGCCGAGCGAAATCGCCAGCGCCATACGCACGCAAAACACCGAGATTCCCGCGGGTAGCCTGGCATCAGAACCGCAGTCCGAGCCGCGCGCCTACACCTACACCATCACCGCCGGCGGGCGACTCACCGACCCGGACGAGTTTCGCAATATCTATCTGCGCACCAATCCGGACGGCTCGTCGCTGCGCCTGCAGGACGTGGCCCGCATCGAACTCGGCGCGTCGTTCTACGGCGTGGATGCGCGTTTGAACGGCGCCACCATGACGCCAATCATCATCAACCAGCAGCCTGGCGCCAACGCGCTCTCCACCGCCGAAGCGGTGCGCTCGACCATGCAGGATCTGGAATCCCGCTTCCCGCCAGGGCTCGAGTACGTCACGCCTTACGACACGACGCTGTTCATTGATGCCTCTGTGGAAACCGTACTTCACACCTTCATCGAAGCATTCTTGATCGTCGCGGTGATTCTGTTCATCTTCTTGCAGAACTGGCGCTTTACCGTCATCGCCATGTCGGTGGTGCCGGTGGCGGTCATCGGCACCTTCGCCGGATTTTACGTGCTTGGCTACTCGATCAACCTGCTGACGCTGTTCGCGCTGGTGCTGTCGATCGGGATCGTGGTCGATGACGCGATTCTGGTGGTCGAAAACGTCGAGCGCGTGATCAGCGAAGACGATGACATCACCGTGCGCGATGCGACGATTCAGGCCATGCGCGAAGTCGGCGGGCCGGTCATCGCAACCTCGCTGATCATGGCGGCGGTGTTCGTACCGGTCGCGTTTTTGGGTGGTTTCACCGGGCAGATCTATCAGCAGTTCGCCATTACCGTATCGATCTCGGTGGCGCTGTCGGCGCTGATGGCGCTGACGTTCACCCCGGCGCTGTCGGCGATCTTCATCAAGCACAACCTCAATCACGACCGGCCGTCGAAGTTTCGCCGCGCCATTCGCACGCCGCTGCGTCTGTTCGATCGCCTGTTCGCCGGTATCACCGCGGCCTACATGTGGTGTGTGAAAAAGCTGGTGCGCTTCTGGCTCTTGGCGCTGGCGATCACCGTGGCCATCGGGGCGGGCTCGTACTGGATGTACGTGTCCACGCCCTCCACGCTGGTGCCGGAAACCGACCAGGGCATCGTGCTGGCCAGCATATCGCTGCCGGACGCCGCCTCGCTCGATCGCACCCAGACCTACATGGCGAAGCTCAGCAACGAGATCGAAAAGATCGAGGGCGTCGAGTACGCCTCGGCCGTGGCGGGCTACGACCTGCTGGCAAGTGCGGTCAACACCGCGCGCGGGGTCATCTTCGTCAACATGCTGCCCTGGGGCGAACGTACCTTGAGCGCCGACGCGCTGGTGGGGCGCATCATGCAGCTGGGGGCTAGTATCGATGGCGGTAGCGCCATGGCCTTCAACGTGCCGCCGATCATGGGGCTTTCGACCACCGGTGGTTTCACCGGCTACCTGCAGTCCTTCGATGGCGCCTCGACCCGCGAGCTTTACGAAGCCTCGCTCAAGGTCATGGGCGCGGCGAACCAGCACCCGATGCTCTCCCAGGTCTTCTCGACGTTCAACGTCAACGTGCCGTCCTATAAGGCACACATCGATCAGCAGAAGGCGCTGAGCTATGGCGTTGCGCTCGAGAACATCAACTCGGCGCTCGCCAACACCTTCGGTAACGGCTTCGTTAACTACTTCAGCTATCAGAACCGTAACTTCCAGGTGTATCTGCAAAACGAGGACGAATTCCGTAAAACGCCGGACGACTTGAACAATGTCTACGTGCGTGGCGGCAGCGGCGATCGCATTCCGCTCTCCGAGTTCGTAACCCTCGAGCGCCAGGTGGGTGCGTCGGTGGTGTCGCGCTTTGGGGTCTATACCGGTGCCCAGTTCCAAGGCGGCGCGGCACCCGGCTACAGCTCCGCGCAGGCGATCCAGGCGATGGAAGAGGTCGTGCTCGACACCCTCGGTCCCAACTGGGGTATGGGCTGGACCGGCACCGCCTATCAGGAAGCGAACCTGGGCAATGCTGCCATGATTGCCATTGTGTTCGGTATTTTGATGGTGTTTTTGATCCTGGCGGCGCAGTACGAAAGCTGGGCACTGCCGCTGGCGGTACTCACCGCCACGCCGTTCGCCTTTTTCGGCGGTATCGCGGGTATCGTGCTGCGCGGGCTGGACACCAGTGTCTACGTGCAGATCGGCATGTTGGTGGTCGTGGGGCTGGCGGCGAAGAACGCCATCCTGATCGTCGAGTTTGCCGAGCTTCAGCGTAAGGAAGAGAATAAGAGCATTCGCGAAGCGGCCATTACCGCCGCGGAGCTGCGCTTTAGGCCGATCGTAATGACGTCACTGGCCTTCATCTTCGGCACGCTGCCGCTGGCGCTGGCTACCGGCGCGAGTGACGTGAGCAGCCACCATATCGGCACCACGGTGGCGGTGGGCATGGCGTCGGTGGCGATTCTGGGCAGCCTGTTCGTTCCCACGTTCTACGCCATGATCGCCTACAGCGCCGATTGGATGCGGCGCAAGCTGGGCGGCAATAAGCACGATCAAAACGATCAGCGCGGTTCGAGTGACGGGCGCGATGAGCGTGATGATCGCATCGCCCACGATCCACAGTGA
- a CDS encoding TetR family transcriptional regulator, giving the protein MARKTKAEAAATREALLNAAEEVFFEKGVARTSLEQVARHAGVTRGAVYWHFKNKGDLFMALIERVRMPFQSLVEEVQNVDPDILPLDAVHRACLAGMHRLEQPHYQRTLSILLHRCEFFSDINPLEMQNEINEECFDEMLCLFEMAHEQHQLREGLTPQVSTQLLQATLGGLFHDWLRAPDRYSLSERGAEVIDALILLIRR; this is encoded by the coding sequence ATGGCTAGAAAAACCAAGGCAGAAGCGGCAGCCACGCGCGAAGCGCTGCTGAACGCGGCCGAAGAGGTGTTTTTCGAAAAAGGCGTCGCGCGTACCTCGCTCGAGCAGGTGGCCCGCCACGCCGGCGTCACTCGCGGAGCGGTTTACTGGCATTTCAAGAACAAGGGCGATTTGTTCATGGCGCTGATCGAGCGTGTGCGCATGCCCTTTCAGTCGCTGGTCGAGGAGGTTCAAAACGTCGACCCGGACATTCTGCCGCTGGACGCGGTGCACCGCGCGTGCCTGGCGGGCATGCACCGTCTGGAGCAGCCTCACTACCAGCGCACGCTCTCGATTTTACTGCACCGCTGCGAGTTCTTTAGCGATATCAATCCGCTCGAAATGCAAAACGAGATCAACGAAGAGTGTTTTGACGAAATGCTCTGCCTGTTTGAAATGGCCCACGAACAGCATCAGCTTCGTGAAGGCCTGACCCCGCAGGTATCCACCCAGCTCTTACAGGCAACGCTTGGCGGGCTCTTTCATGACTGGCTGCGTGCCCCGGACCGCTATTCGCTTAGCGAGCGCGGCGCCGAGGTCATCGACGCTCTCATCCTGCTGATACGTCGCTAG
- a CDS encoding succinylglutamate desuccinylase/aspartoacylase family protein, with the protein MAQAPFQIAGHTLQPGQRLQIDVPVARLYTHTPLHISIEVVHGRREGPVMLVCGGIHGDEINGVEIVRRLLRSRSINSLSGTLIAVPVVNVFGFLQQTRYLPDRRDLNRCFPGSDKGSLGGRIAALLREEIVDHATHIIDLHTGAIHRTNLPQIRAQLEPDSETARMADAFGAPVVLNAELREGSLRHYAQSRGIPVLTYEAGEALRFDEWAIAPGVRGILRVMRRLKMLSGEQRRRLPAPAELANGSSWARAPIDGILRPKVRLGARVAKGEVLGRVADPFGNDEGDVVSMADGIVIGMSRLPLANEGEALYHIARFDEIEEAETAIESFQSSLEPVTDPMY; encoded by the coding sequence ATGGCACAAGCCCCGTTTCAGATTGCAGGCCACACCCTTCAACCCGGCCAACGTCTACAAATCGACGTGCCGGTGGCGCGCCTTTACACACATACGCCGCTGCATATCTCCATCGAGGTCGTCCACGGGCGCCGCGAGGGGCCGGTCATGCTGGTGTGCGGCGGCATTCACGGCGACGAGATCAACGGCGTCGAGATCGTGCGCCGGCTTTTGCGCTCGCGCTCGATCAATAGCCTGAGCGGTACGCTGATCGCCGTACCCGTCGTCAACGTTTTCGGCTTTTTGCAGCAGACCCGCTACTTGCCGGACCGGCGCGATTTGAACCGCTGCTTTCCCGGGAGCGACAAGGGCTCACTGGGGGGGCGCATCGCCGCGCTCTTGCGCGAAGAGATCGTCGACCACGCCACGCACATCATCGACCTGCACACCGGTGCCATTCACCGCACCAACCTGCCGCAGATTCGCGCTCAGCTCGAACCCGACAGCGAAACCGCGCGCATGGCGGATGCGTTTGGGGCGCCGGTAGTGCTCAACGCCGAGCTTCGCGAGGGCAGCCTGCGCCACTACGCCCAGTCCCGCGGTATTCCCGTGCTCACCTACGAGGCCGGCGAGGCGCTGCGCTTTGACGAGTGGGCGATCGCCCCGGGCGTGCGCGGCATTTTGCGTGTGATGCGCAGACTCAAGATGCTTTCCGGCGAGCAGCGCCGCCGCCTGCCCGCCCCGGCGGAACTGGCCAATGGTTCGAGCTGGGCGCGTGCGCCGATCGACGGCATTCTACGCCCGAAGGTGCGTCTGGGCGCGCGGGTCGCCAAGGGCGAAGTGTTGGGCCGGGTGGCGGACCCCTTCGGCAACGATGAGGGCGATGTGGTTTCAATGGCCGATGGCATCGTGATCGGCATGAGCCGTTTGCCGCTGGCCAACGAAGGCGAGGCGCTCTATCACATTGCCCGCTTCGACGAGATCGAGGAGGCGGAAACCGCTATCGAGAGCTTCCAGTCGAGTCTCGAGCCGGTGACCGATCCCATGTATTAA